From a single Tursiops truncatus isolate mTurTru1 chromosome 20, mTurTru1.mat.Y, whole genome shotgun sequence genomic region:
- the PDK2 gene encoding pyruvate dehydrogenase kinase, isozyme 2 isoform X2, translated as MKEINLLPDRVLSTPSVQLVQSWYVQSLLDIMEFLDKDPEDHRTLSQFTDALVTIRNRHNDVVPTMAQGVLEYKDAYGDDPVSNQNIQYFLDRFYLSRISIRMLINQHTLIFDGSTNPAHPKHIGSIDPNCSVSEVVKDAYDMAKLLCDKYYMASPDLEIQEINASNSKQPIHMVYVPSHLYHMLFELFKNAMRATVESHESSLTLPPLKVMVALGEEDLSIKMSDRGGGVPLRKIERLFSYMYSTAPTPQPGTGGTPLAGFGYGLPISRLYAKYFQGDLQLFSMEGFGTDAVIYLKALSTDSVERLPVYNKSAWRHYQTIQEAGDWCVPSTEPKNTSTYRVS; from the exons GTATGTCCAGAGTCTCCTGGACATCATGGAGTTCCTGGACAAGGACCCTGAGGACCATCGGACCCTGAGCCA GTTCACCGACGCCCTGGTCACCATCCGGAACCGCCACAATGACGTGGTGCCCACCATGGCGCAGGGCGTGCTGGAGTACAAGGACGCCTACGGCGACGACCCCGTCTCCAACCAGAACATCCAGTACTTCCTGGACCGCTTCTACCTCAGCCGCATCTCCATCCGCATGCTGATCAACCAGCACA CCTTGATCTTTGACGGCAGCACCAACCCAGCCCACCCCAAACACATCGGCAGCATCGACCCCAACTGCAGCGTCTCTGAGGTGGTGAAAG ATGCCTACGACATGGCCAAGCTCCTGTGTGACAAGTATTACATGGCCTCACCTGACCTGGAGATCCAGGAGATCAATG catCCAACTCCAAACAGCCAATTCACATGGTCTATGTCCCCTCCCACCTCTACCACATGCTTTTTGAACTCTTCAAG AATGCCATGCGAGCGACTGTGGAAAGCCATGAATCCAGCCTCACTCTCCCACCTCTCAAGGTCATGGTGGCCTTGGGCGAGGAAGATCTTTCCATCAAA ATGAGTGACCGAGGTGGGGGTGTTCCCTTGAGGAAGATTGAGCGCCTCTTCAGCTACATGTACTCCACGGCCCCCACGCCTCAGCCTGGCACCGGGGGAACCCCACTG GCTGGCTTCGGGTATGGGCTCCCTATTTCCCGCCTGTATGCCAAGTACTTCCAGGGGGACCTGCAGCTCTTCTCCATGGAGGGCTTTGGGACCGACGCTGTCATCTATCTCAAG GCCCTGTCCACGGACTCGGTGGAGCGCCTGCCCGTCTACAACAAGTCAGCCTGGCGCCACTACCAGACCATCCAGGAGGCCGGCGATTGGTGTGTGCCCAGCACGGAGCCCAAGAACACGTCCACGTACCGTGTCAGCTAG
- the PDK2 gene encoding pyruvate dehydrogenase kinase, isozyme 2 isoform X3 produces MEFLDKDPEDHRTLSQFTDALVTIRNRHNDVVPTMAQGVLEYKDAYGDDPVSNQNIQYFLDRFYLSRISIRMLINQHTLIFDGSTNPAHPKHIGSIDPNCSVSEVVKDAYDMAKLLCDKYYMASPDLEIQEINASNSKQPIHMVYVPSHLYHMLFELFKNAMRATVESHESSLTLPPLKVMVALGEEDLSIKMSDRGGGVPLRKIERLFSYMYSTAPTPQPGTGGTPLAGFGYGLPISRLYAKYFQGDLQLFSMEGFGTDAVIYLKALSTDSVERLPVYNKSAWRHYQTIQEAGDWCVPSTEPKNTSTYRVS; encoded by the exons ATGGAGTTCCTGGACAAGGACCCTGAGGACCATCGGACCCTGAGCCA GTTCACCGACGCCCTGGTCACCATCCGGAACCGCCACAATGACGTGGTGCCCACCATGGCGCAGGGCGTGCTGGAGTACAAGGACGCCTACGGCGACGACCCCGTCTCCAACCAGAACATCCAGTACTTCCTGGACCGCTTCTACCTCAGCCGCATCTCCATCCGCATGCTGATCAACCAGCACA CCTTGATCTTTGACGGCAGCACCAACCCAGCCCACCCCAAACACATCGGCAGCATCGACCCCAACTGCAGCGTCTCTGAGGTGGTGAAAG ATGCCTACGACATGGCCAAGCTCCTGTGTGACAAGTATTACATGGCCTCACCTGACCTGGAGATCCAGGAGATCAATG catCCAACTCCAAACAGCCAATTCACATGGTCTATGTCCCCTCCCACCTCTACCACATGCTTTTTGAACTCTTCAAG AATGCCATGCGAGCGACTGTGGAAAGCCATGAATCCAGCCTCACTCTCCCACCTCTCAAGGTCATGGTGGCCTTGGGCGAGGAAGATCTTTCCATCAAA ATGAGTGACCGAGGTGGGGGTGTTCCCTTGAGGAAGATTGAGCGCCTCTTCAGCTACATGTACTCCACGGCCCCCACGCCTCAGCCTGGCACCGGGGGAACCCCACTG GCTGGCTTCGGGTATGGGCTCCCTATTTCCCGCCTGTATGCCAAGTACTTCCAGGGGGACCTGCAGCTCTTCTCCATGGAGGGCTTTGGGACCGACGCTGTCATCTATCTCAAG GCCCTGTCCACGGACTCGGTGGAGCGCCTGCCCGTCTACAACAAGTCAGCCTGGCGCCACTACCAGACCATCCAGGAGGCCGGCGATTGGTGTGTGCCCAGCACGGAGCCCAAGAACACGTCCACGTACCGTGTCAGCTAG
- the PDK2 gene encoding pyruvate dehydrogenase kinase, isozyme 2 isoform X1, which yields MSEEQNLPFGNGQALSTCSLEEQRYVQSLLDIMEFLDKDPEDHRTLSQFTDALVTIRNRHNDVVPTMAQGVLEYKDAYGDDPVSNQNIQYFLDRFYLSRISIRMLINQHTLIFDGSTNPAHPKHIGSIDPNCSVSEVVKDAYDMAKLLCDKYYMASPDLEIQEINASNSKQPIHMVYVPSHLYHMLFELFKNAMRATVESHESSLTLPPLKVMVALGEEDLSIKMSDRGGGVPLRKIERLFSYMYSTAPTPQPGTGGTPLAGFGYGLPISRLYAKYFQGDLQLFSMEGFGTDAVIYLKALSTDSVERLPVYNKSAWRHYQTIQEAGDWCVPSTEPKNTSTYRVS from the exons GTATGTCCAGAGTCTCCTGGACATCATGGAGTTCCTGGACAAGGACCCTGAGGACCATCGGACCCTGAGCCA GTTCACCGACGCCCTGGTCACCATCCGGAACCGCCACAATGACGTGGTGCCCACCATGGCGCAGGGCGTGCTGGAGTACAAGGACGCCTACGGCGACGACCCCGTCTCCAACCAGAACATCCAGTACTTCCTGGACCGCTTCTACCTCAGCCGCATCTCCATCCGCATGCTGATCAACCAGCACA CCTTGATCTTTGACGGCAGCACCAACCCAGCCCACCCCAAACACATCGGCAGCATCGACCCCAACTGCAGCGTCTCTGAGGTGGTGAAAG ATGCCTACGACATGGCCAAGCTCCTGTGTGACAAGTATTACATGGCCTCACCTGACCTGGAGATCCAGGAGATCAATG catCCAACTCCAAACAGCCAATTCACATGGTCTATGTCCCCTCCCACCTCTACCACATGCTTTTTGAACTCTTCAAG AATGCCATGCGAGCGACTGTGGAAAGCCATGAATCCAGCCTCACTCTCCCACCTCTCAAGGTCATGGTGGCCTTGGGCGAGGAAGATCTTTCCATCAAA ATGAGTGACCGAGGTGGGGGTGTTCCCTTGAGGAAGATTGAGCGCCTCTTCAGCTACATGTACTCCACGGCCCCCACGCCTCAGCCTGGCACCGGGGGAACCCCACTG GCTGGCTTCGGGTATGGGCTCCCTATTTCCCGCCTGTATGCCAAGTACTTCCAGGGGGACCTGCAGCTCTTCTCCATGGAGGGCTTTGGGACCGACGCTGTCATCTATCTCAAG GCCCTGTCCACGGACTCGGTGGAGCGCCTGCCCGTCTACAACAAGTCAGCCTGGCGCCACTACCAGACCATCCAGGAGGCCGGCGATTGGTGTGTGCCCAGCACGGAGCCCAAGAACACGTCCACGTACCGTGTCAGCTAG